A window of Blastomonas sp. SL216 contains these coding sequences:
- the ribA gene encoding GTP cyclohydrolase II: MNARAAARALDALARGWDIIVESESGRLALRPVETGGAPLGHNRQLLISAARAITLKLANQKEAARPDAPVLIAVPGELDSARAVAIADPSLDLAQPMKGPFAAQPLPAPEAAEAAMQLARLAGLLPAYHLLGASEADFDAPVVTPGDVAAYADPAQLRIAARARLPVSASESAEIVAFRSDADFHEHVALIVGTPDDSIPVVRLHSECLTGDVFGSLKCDCGPQLNGALHAMAHARWGILLYLRQEGRGIGLINKLRAYQLQDQGHDTVDANNRLGFPTDARDFAVAAQMLKALRVPAIRLMTNNPEKQAVLASLGVEIAERLPLQIEANPHNARYLVTKRDRTGHQL, from the coding sequence ATGAACGCGCGCGCTGCGGCCCGGGCGCTCGATGCGCTGGCCCGGGGCTGGGACATTATCGTCGAGAGCGAGAGCGGCAGGCTTGCGCTGCGCCCGGTCGAAACCGGCGGCGCGCCATTGGGACACAACCGGCAGCTGCTGATCTCCGCCGCACGCGCGATTACCTTGAAGCTCGCCAACCAGAAAGAGGCCGCACGCCCCGATGCGCCGGTGCTGATCGCGGTGCCCGGAGAGCTCGACAGCGCCCGTGCGGTTGCGATTGCCGATCCCTCGCTCGATCTCGCGCAGCCGATGAAGGGGCCGTTTGCAGCCCAGCCGCTGCCCGCGCCAGAGGCCGCCGAAGCCGCGATGCAGCTCGCGCGGCTCGCCGGATTGCTGCCCGCCTATCATCTGCTTGGGGCCAGCGAGGCCGATTTCGACGCGCCGGTCGTCACCCCCGGCGATGTCGCCGCTTATGCCGACCCGGCGCAGCTGCGCATCGCGGCGCGCGCGCGGCTGCCGGTGAGCGCGAGCGAGAGCGCCGAGATCGTCGCCTTCCGCTCGGATGCCGATTTTCACGAGCATGTTGCGCTGATCGTCGGCACGCCCGATGACAGCATTCCCGTCGTGCGGCTGCACAGCGAGTGCCTGACTGGCGATGTGTTCGGCAGCCTGAAATGCGATTGCGGGCCGCAGCTGAACGGCGCGCTGCACGCGATGGCGCATGCGCGCTGGGGCATATTGCTGTACCTGCGCCAGGAAGGGCGCGGCATCGGCCTGATCAACAAGCTGCGCGCCTATCAGCTGCAGGACCAGGGGCATGACACGGTCGATGCCAACAATCGGCTCGGCTTCCCCACCGACGCGCGCGATTTCGCGGTGGCGGCGCAGATGCTGAAGGCGTTGCGCGTCCCCGCGATCCGGCTGATGACCAACAATCCGGAGAAGCAGGCGGTGCTGGCCAGCCTGGGCGTCGAGATTGCCGAGCGGCTGCCGCTGCAAATCGAGGCCAATCCGCATAACGCGCGCTATCTGGTCACCAAGCGCGACCGCACCGGCCACCAGCTGTGA
- a CDS encoding L,D-transpeptidase family protein has translation MSDTVFVDTAALTVTLGDWTIPCTIGRSGACAADAKREGDGCTPMGIWPIRAALFRPGRSSPPPGLALPWRWTNAQDGWSDDPADPAYNRPVRLPHPFSAETLQREDMLYDMVLVLGHNDAPPVPGAGSAIFFHLWNEAKLAAERSTEGCVAIARADMETLLPMLRPGMVLEIG, from the coding sequence GTGAGCGACACAGTGTTCGTCGATACGGCGGCACTAACCGTTACGCTGGGCGACTGGACCATCCCCTGCACCATCGGTCGCAGCGGCGCGTGTGCCGCCGATGCCAAGCGCGAGGGCGACGGCTGCACCCCGATGGGCATCTGGCCGATCCGCGCCGCGCTCTTCCGCCCCGGCCGCAGCAGCCCTCCGCCGGGTCTCGCGCTGCCCTGGCGCTGGACGAACGCACAAGACGGCTGGTCCGACGACCCCGCCGACCCCGCGTATAACCGCCCCGTCCGCCTGCCGCATCCCTTCAGCGCCGAGACGCTGCAACGCGAGGACATGCTCTACGACATGGTGCTGGTGCTGGGCCATAACGATGCGCCCCCGGTCCCGGGCGCAGGCAGCGCGATCTTCTTCCACCTGTGGAACGAGGCCAAGCTGGCGGCGGAGCGCAGCACAGAGGGCTGCGTGGCGATTGCGCGGGCAGATATGGAGACACTGCTGCCGATGCTCAGGCCGGGAATGGTGCTGGAGATCGGGTGA
- a CDS encoding SMI1/KNR4 family protein yields MSMDRFISLWTHPGYPPEAVSEEELKQTEARLHTHLPSDYRSAVCQYGLPNPVGALLDAIVDRELDQKDVSEFLTPSDIIDVTLEWRDLGLSEELVAFATDCIGNLFCFPTAPDIRDCLPVIWFNHDDATIDIVAPSFSEWIDAFCRILQH; encoded by the coding sequence ATGAGTATGGACCGCTTTATTTCCCTATGGACACATCCGGGCTATCCGCCCGAGGCGGTTTCTGAAGAGGAGCTGAAACAAACTGAAGCTCGCCTTCATACGCATCTGCCGTCCGACTATCGAAGTGCGGTGTGTCAGTATGGCCTCCCGAACCCAGTTGGTGCCCTTCTGGACGCGATCGTCGACCGAGAGCTCGATCAGAAAGATGTGAGCGAATTTCTCACGCCATCTGATATCATTGACGTCACCCTAGAATGGCGCGATCTGGGTTTGTCCGAGGAACTCGTCGCCTTTGCTACCGACTGCATCGGTAACCTGTTCTGCTTTCCAACAGCCCCAGACATCCGTGATTGCCTCCCGGTAATTTGGTTCAACCATGACGACGCCACGATAGATATTGTCGCTCCTTCATTTTCCGAATGGATTGATGCGTTCTGCAGGATTTTGCAGCATTGA
- a CDS encoding response regulator transcription factor, with amino-acid sequence MTVETETAPLRTMIVDDEPLAVERLQLLCARLPRISLVGTASDGESALRLAEQLKPELVFLDINMPRLDGMGVARALGKTGQSPAIIFVTAYQAFAVEAFDLAAIDYLLKPVATDRLERAVARVLERRSAVLANPEPPAAAQGDWVREFWVPHRSELKRIDADLIERIDAERDYMRLHVGTRSYLMHETIKTLEERLDPARFVRLHRSHIVRNDYITSLRHNGGGVWFACLADGSELRVGRTYLARVKEMAGR; translated from the coding sequence ATGACTGTTGAGACCGAGACCGCGCCGCTGCGCACCATGATCGTCGATGACGAGCCGCTGGCGGTCGAGCGGCTGCAACTGCTGTGCGCGCGGCTGCCGCGGATCAGCCTGGTCGGCACCGCGAGCGATGGCGAATCCGCGCTGCGCCTGGCCGAACAATTGAAGCCCGAACTGGTGTTTCTCGACATCAACATGCCGCGCCTCGATGGCATGGGCGTCGCCCGCGCGCTCGGCAAGACCGGGCAGTCGCCCGCGATCATCTTCGTCACCGCCTATCAGGCGTTCGCGGTCGAGGCGTTCGACCTCGCCGCGATCGACTATCTGCTCAAGCCCGTCGCCACCGACCGGCTCGAACGCGCGGTCGCCCGCGTCCTCGAACGCCGCAGCGCGGTGCTCGCCAATCCCGAGCCACCGGCAGCGGCGCAAGGCGACTGGGTGCGCGAATTCTGGGTGCCGCATCGCTCCGAATTGAAGCGCATCGACGCCGACCTGATCGAACGCATCGATGCCGAGCGCGATTACATGCGGCTGCATGTCGGCACGCGAAGCTATCTGATGCACGAGACGATCAAGACGCTCGAGGAACGGCTAGACCCGGCGCGCTTCGTCCGCCTCCACCGCTCGCACATCGTGCGCAACGATTATATCACCAGCTTGCGCCACAATGGCGGCGGCGTCTGGTTCGCGTGCCTTGCCGATGGCAGCGAGCTCAGGGTGGGGCGGACGTATCTGGCGCGGGTGAAGGAAATGGCGGGGCGCTAG
- a CDS encoding histidine kinase, producing MTLPVPRQARPRVDQQVALLSILGFWLFYMIIVTLRAAVLDFPAQEELVVRRVAVTLFGVLVNVAMYFGLRWFEDKPLTPRIIAACVGAVPAALAISVFNYFAFNIYDPMSVFQDNELAENIVTLDPVANVLEFAISSYYFLMSWAMLYLALSYAAEVRTAERKAARFAQAAQQAELRSLRYQVNPHFLFNTLNSLSTLVLRNRPEEAESMILNLSTFYRTSLTGDPLDDVPLEDEVQLQQLYLAIEEVRFPDRLKIEIDVPDALMGCCVPGLILQPLVENAIKYGVARATRPVTIRIGAREADGVLHLMVSDDGDVIPTDSDKGSGIGLANVRDRLDARYGSAARIEWHVPFEGGFVVELTLPAVRHDC from the coding sequence ATGACCTTGCCCGTTCCCCGCCAAGCCCGCCCCCGTGTCGACCAGCAGGTGGCCCTGCTCTCGATCCTGGGATTCTGGCTGTTCTACATGATCATCGTCACGCTGCGCGCGGCGGTGCTGGATTTTCCCGCCCAGGAAGAGCTGGTGGTGCGCCGCGTCGCGGTCACGCTGTTCGGCGTGCTGGTCAATGTCGCGATGTATTTCGGGCTGCGCTGGTTCGAGGACAAGCCGCTCACCCCGCGTATCATCGCCGCCTGTGTCGGCGCGGTGCCCGCTGCGCTGGCGATCTCGGTGTTCAACTATTTCGCGTTCAACATCTATGATCCGATGAGCGTGTTTCAGGATAACGAGCTGGCCGAGAATATCGTCACGCTCGATCCGGTCGCCAACGTGCTCGAATTCGCGATCTCCAGCTATTATTTCCTGATGTCCTGGGCGATGCTCTATCTCGCGCTCAGCTATGCCGCCGAGGTCCGCACCGCCGAGCGCAAGGCCGCGCGCTTTGCCCAGGCCGCGCAGCAGGCCGAGCTGCGCAGCTTGCGCTATCAGGTGAACCCGCATTTCCTGTTCAACACGCTGAACTCGCTCTCCACGCTGGTGCTGCGCAACCGGCCCGAAGAGGCCGAATCGATGATCCTGAACCTGTCGACCTTCTACCGCACCAGCCTGACCGGCGATCCGCTCGACGATGTGCCGCTGGAGGACGAGGTGCAGTTGCAGCAACTGTATCTCGCAATCGAGGAGGTGCGCTTTCCCGACCGGCTGAAGATCGAGATCGATGTGCCCGATGCGCTGATGGGCTGCTGCGTGCCCGGGCTGATCCTGCAGCCGCTGGTCGAGAACGCGATCAAATATGGCGTTGCCCGCGCGACGCGCCCCGTCACCATCCGCATCGGCGCGCGCGAGGCCGATGGCGTGCTGCACCTGATGGTGAGCGATGACGGCGATGTCATCCCGACCGATTCGGACAAGGGCAGCGGCATCGGGCTTGCCAATGTCCGCGACCGGCTCGACGCGCGCTATGGCAGCGCGGCGCGGATCGAATGGCATGTTCCCTTTGAAGGAGGCTTTGTGGTGGAACTGACCCTGCCGGCGGTGCGCCATGACTGTTGA
- the ggt gene encoding gamma-glutamyltransferase: MSFIPRTVLAAAALALSSLSIACHAQTGAPQDSSATAPLGKGVVSSADPRATAAGQEMLRKGGSAADAAMAMMLALTVVEPQSSGIGGGGLMLHHDSATGTLATIDGREMAPASASESLLLGADGKPLPFIEAFQGGRSVGVPGNIRLMALAHQKWGKLPWAELFAPAIRLADEGFVVNDALAKALARLAPIWARFPDARAIYWNATGPKTVGDRVTNPALAELLRAVASNGPDAFYAGKHGQALADAVSKASVNPVPMTLADLAAYKAKERPPVCSRYRGYKICGMGPPSSGATTVQQILGMLEPHDIGAMGQDNPGTWHLIGEAMQLAYADRETYLGDADFVSVPVNGLLDPAYVKSRAALIDPARALNSYEAGTPPGAELRTTAASSEVAGTTHFVAVDGAGNIVSMTSTVEGPFGSQLIANGYFLNNELTDFTFAPEKNGKKVANRVQPGKRPLSSMSPHIVYDAQDRPVLAVGSAGGKRIIMHVTKALIGVIDFKLPAGEALALPNIYFGGGSLIVEGKTPLGGMNEALAAFGQPVVVDDLGSKLNAAQFNGKGWTGYADPRSPGIALAE, from the coding sequence ATGAGTTTCATTCCCCGCACCGTCCTCGCCGCAGCTGCTCTGGCGCTGTCTTCGCTCTCCATCGCCTGTCATGCGCAGACCGGCGCGCCGCAGGACAGCTCTGCCACCGCGCCGCTGGGCAAGGGCGTGGTCTCCTCGGCCGACCCGCGCGCGACCGCAGCCGGGCAGGAGATGCTGCGCAAGGGTGGTTCGGCTGCCGATGCCGCAATGGCGATGATGCTGGCGCTGACCGTGGTCGAGCCGCAAAGTTCGGGCATCGGTGGCGGCGGGCTGATGCTGCACCATGATTCAGCGACGGGGACGCTGGCCACGATCGACGGGCGTGAAATGGCGCCTGCATCCGCGAGCGAAAGCCTGTTGCTGGGCGCGGACGGCAAGCCGCTGCCCTTTATCGAGGCGTTCCAGGGCGGGCGCAGCGTCGGCGTGCCCGGCAATATCCGGCTGATGGCGCTGGCGCACCAGAAATGGGGCAAGCTGCCCTGGGCCGAGCTGTTCGCCCCGGCGATCCGGCTGGCGGACGAGGGCTTTGTCGTCAACGATGCGCTGGCCAAGGCGCTGGCGCGATTGGCACCGATCTGGGCGCGTTTCCCCGATGCGCGCGCGATCTACTGGAACGCGACCGGCCCCAAGACGGTCGGCGATCGCGTCACCAATCCTGCGCTAGCCGAGCTGCTGCGCGCGGTGGCCAGCAACGGCCCCGACGCCTTTTATGCGGGCAAGCATGGCCAGGCGCTGGCCGATGCGGTCAGCAAGGCGAGCGTCAACCCGGTGCCGATGACGCTGGCGGACCTGGCCGCCTACAAGGCCAAGGAGCGCCCACCGGTCTGCTCGCGCTATCGCGGCTACAAGATCTGCGGCATGGGCCCGCCGTCTTCGGGCGCGACCACGGTGCAGCAGATCCTGGGCATGCTCGAACCGCACGATATCGGCGCGATGGGGCAGGACAATCCCGGGACCTGGCACCTGATCGGCGAGGCTATGCAACTCGCCTATGCCGATCGCGAAACCTATCTGGGCGACGCCGATTTCGTTTCGGTGCCGGTCAACGGCCTGCTGGACCCGGCCTATGTCAAGAGCCGTGCTGCGCTGATCGATCCGGCCAGGGCGCTCAACAGCTACGAGGCGGGAACCCCGCCGGGGGCAGAGCTGCGCACCACCGCCGCCTCGAGCGAGGTTGCGGGCACGACGCATTTCGTTGCGGTCGATGGTGCCGGCAATATCGTCAGCATGACCTCGACGGTCGAGGGCCCCTTTGGCAGCCAGCTGATCGCCAATGGCTATTTCCTCAACAACGAGCTGACCGATTTCACCTTCGCGCCGGAGAAGAACGGCAAGAAGGTCGCCAACCGGGTGCAGCCGGGCAAGCGGCCGCTGTCGTCGATGTCGCCGCATATCGTCTATGATGCGCAGGACCGACCGGTGCTCGCGGTCGGCTCGGCGGGCGGCAAGCGCATCATCATGCACGTCACCAAGGCGCTGATCGGCGTGATCGACTTCAAGCTTCCCGCAGGCGAGGCGCTGGCGCTACCCAATATCTATTTCGGCGGCGGCTCGCTGATCGTCGAGGGCAAGACGCCGCTCGGCGGCATGAACGAGGCGCTCGCCGCCTTTGGCCAGCCGGTGGTGGTCGATGATCTGGGATCGAAGCTCAACGCCGCGCAGTTCAACGGCAAGGGCTGGACCGGCTATGCCGACCCGCGCAGCCCGGGCATCGCGCTCGCCGAATAA
- a CDS encoding DUF2061 domain-containing protein: protein MPRDLAKTLSYLAVHLTIGFSVAYAFTGSIEIAGGLAIIEPVVNAVAFFFHEKLWAAKPPATMALAAT from the coding sequence ATGCCGCGCGACCTTGCCAAGACCCTGAGCTATCTGGCGGTGCACCTCACCATCGGCTTCTCGGTCGCTTATGCCTTTACCGGATCGATCGAGATCGCGGGCGGCCTCGCCATTATCGAGCCGGTGGTCAACGCCGTCGCCTTCTTCTTTCACGAGAAGCTCTGGGCTGCCAAGCCCCCCGCCACGATGGCGCTCGCGGCGACCTGA
- a CDS encoding quinone-dependent dihydroorotate dehydrogenase, with translation MLFSIARPALYLLDGEAAHRLTIAALRLAPASAPPAPDPVLAMQVAGLDFPAPVGLAPGFDKNAEAPHAMFGFGFGFVEIGTVTPLPQAGNPRPRLFRLVEDKAVINRMGFNNDGADAVVARLQAGQGRAGIIGVNIGANKDSADRIADYAVMTQTMAPLARYLTVNISSPNTPGLRALQDAGALAALLDAVQEARGAHSCPVFLKLAPDLEPADIDDITRIAMDKRLDALIVSNTTISRPALRSRHAGEAGGLSGAPLRDLAQQRLRDFRQASGGAIPLIGVGGIASAEDAYARIRAGASLVQLYSALVYEGPGLAARINRGLKALLQRDGFATLSEAVGAD, from the coding sequence ATGCTGTTCTCGATCGCCCGGCCCGCCTTGTATCTGCTCGATGGCGAGGCCGCGCATCGGCTGACCATCGCCGCGCTCCGCCTTGCGCCTGCCTCCGCGCCGCCTGCGCCCGATCCGGTGCTGGCCATGCAGGTGGCGGGGCTTGATTTCCCGGCCCCGGTCGGGCTTGCCCCCGGCTTCGACAAGAATGCCGAAGCGCCGCACGCGATGTTCGGTTTCGGCTTCGGCTTTGTCGAGATCGGCACGGTGACGCCGTTGCCCCAGGCGGGCAATCCGCGCCCGCGGCTGTTCCGGCTGGTCGAGGACAAGGCGGTGATCAACCGCATGGGCTTCAACAATGACGGCGCGGATGCTGTCGTCGCCCGGCTGCAAGCGGGGCAGGGCCGCGCCGGGATCATCGGCGTCAATATCGGCGCGAACAAGGATTCTGCCGATCGCATTGCCGATTATGCGGTAATGACGCAGACCATGGCGCCGCTCGCGCGGTACCTCACGGTCAACATCTCCTCGCCCAACACGCCGGGCCTGCGCGCGCTGCAGGATGCCGGCGCGCTGGCGGCCTTGCTCGATGCCGTGCAGGAGGCGCGGGGCGCGCACAGCTGCCCGGTCTTCCTCAAGCTCGCGCCAGATCTGGAACCGGCGGATATCGACGACATTACCCGCATCGCGATGGACAAGCGGCTCGATGCGCTGATCGTGTCGAACACCACGATTTCGCGCCCGGCGCTCCGGTCACGCCATGCGGGCGAGGCAGGCGGGCTGTCGGGCGCACCGCTTCGCGATCTGGCGCAGCAGCGGCTCAGGGATTTCCGGCAAGCCAGCGGTGGCGCCATTCCGCTGATCGGGGTGGGCGGCATCGCCAGCGCAGAGGATGCCTATGCCCGCATCCGCGCCGGGGCCTCGCTGGTGCAGCTTTATTCGGCTTTGGTGTACGAAGGGCCGGGCCTGGCCGCGCGCATCAATCGCGGGCTGAAGGCGCTGCTGCAGCGCGATGGCTTTGCGACGCTGAGCGAGGCGGTCGGCGCAGACTGA